A genomic region of Bradyrhizobium sp. ORS 278 contains the following coding sequences:
- a CDS encoding GDSL-type esterase/lipase family protein, with protein MTFSRCHRVSGPWEKLSVVAAMMFALSVIPQWAHAQSAAPSPSVPDAAAAPIDELRPTIGHITVAQAGNQGPGQIAAVHPSAGANQAPATQPAATASDANAPAAAAAPSAAAGQPPSRSITERAIDKVKQVAKSASDIFNRVPCLPPKGVAKKNFISLPHVANKLASGLPVVIVAFGSSSTQGFGASGPDYTYPNRLAAQLRRQYPMADISVINAGVGGEDAPEMMKRLETSVIDRHPDLVIWQVGTNAVLRGLDPTDTAKLVEDGVAKIQAAASDVVLVDLQYSPRVNERSENASRMNMLLGRIAELRHAGIFPRFEVMRDWHERQAIPMNEFVISDGLHMSDWGYACFAQLLGDDIIRSVGQVKLGVNAPADVLTYRPM; from the coding sequence ATGACTTTCAGTCGTTGCCACCGCGTATCCGGGCCATGGGAGAAGCTCTCCGTCGTCGCTGCCATGATGTTCGCGCTCTCGGTGATCCCGCAATGGGCGCATGCGCAGAGCGCTGCGCCGTCGCCGTCGGTCCCCGACGCAGCGGCCGCTCCGATCGACGAGCTCCGACCGACGATCGGTCACATCACGGTCGCTCAGGCCGGCAATCAGGGACCCGGCCAGATCGCAGCCGTGCACCCGTCGGCCGGGGCCAATCAGGCGCCGGCAACGCAGCCGGCGGCGACGGCCTCGGACGCCAATGCGCCGGCCGCAGCAGCGGCGCCATCCGCCGCGGCAGGGCAGCCGCCGTCCCGGAGCATCACCGAGCGTGCCATCGACAAGGTCAAGCAGGTCGCCAAATCGGCGTCCGACATCTTCAACCGCGTGCCGTGCCTGCCGCCCAAGGGCGTGGCGAAGAAGAATTTCATCTCGCTGCCGCACGTCGCCAACAAGCTCGCCTCCGGCCTGCCGGTGGTCATCGTCGCCTTCGGCTCGTCGTCGACGCAGGGCTTCGGCGCGAGCGGGCCGGACTACACCTATCCGAACCGGCTCGCCGCGCAGCTGCGTCGGCAATATCCGATGGCCGACATCAGCGTCATCAATGCCGGCGTCGGCGGCGAGGATGCGCCGGAAATGATGAAGCGGTTGGAGACGTCGGTGATCGACCGCCACCCGGATCTCGTGATCTGGCAGGTCGGCACCAATGCCGTGCTGCGTGGCCTCGATCCGACCGACACCGCCAAGCTGGTCGAGGATGGCGTCGCCAAGATCCAGGCGGCGGCGTCCGACGTCGTGCTGGTCGACCTGCAATATTCGCCGCGCGTCAACGAGCGATCGGAGAACGCCAGCCGCATGAACATGCTGCTCGGCCGCATCGCCGAGCTGCGTCACGCCGGCATCTTCCCGCGCTTCGAGGTGATGCGCGACTGGCACGAGCGGCAGGCGATCCCGATGAACGAGTTCGTGATCTCGGACGGCCTGCATATGAGCGACTGGGGCTACGCCTGCTTCGCCCAGCTGCTCGGCGACGACATCATCCGCTCCGTCGGCCAGGTGAAGCTCGGCGTCAACGCCCCGGCCGACGTGCTGACCTATCGGCCGATGTGA
- a CDS encoding SGNH/GDSL hydrolase family protein, with the protein MKSVSWLRFGIAALAASLAVSARAEDAPQTCEVPAYLLTTESPLPKVAEAVRNGRALDILVVGSRSSTIVSASDGNAYPARLQSALKDKLPSITVNVSVELQPKKTAEEIAGNLVKLVEGKRPNLVVWQTGTVDAMRSIDPDEFRQAVNDGVATLQNAGADVILMNLQYSPRTETLISVPPYIDNMRVVAQQRDIPLFDRFAIMRQWNEQGDFDLFNPTHGIELAKQVHDCLGRALSKFIIDAAHLSPAQQN; encoded by the coding sequence ATGAAGTCCGTCTCGTGGTTAAGGTTTGGTATCGCGGCGCTGGCGGCTTCGCTGGCGGTGTCGGCTCGCGCCGAAGATGCGCCGCAGACCTGCGAGGTGCCGGCCTACCTGCTCACGACCGAGAGCCCGCTCCCGAAAGTCGCCGAGGCTGTGAGGAACGGCCGCGCACTCGACATTCTGGTGGTTGGAAGCCGCTCGTCGACAATCGTGAGTGCGTCCGACGGCAATGCCTACCCCGCACGGTTGCAGTCGGCCCTGAAAGACAAGCTGCCATCCATCACCGTCAATGTCAGCGTCGAGCTGCAGCCAAAGAAGACGGCCGAGGAAATCGCTGGCAATCTTGTTAAACTCGTGGAAGGAAAAAGGCCTAATTTGGTCGTCTGGCAGACTGGAACGGTCGATGCCATGCGATCGATCGATCCTGATGAGTTCCGCCAGGCGGTCAATGACGGTGTGGCGACGCTGCAGAACGCAGGAGCTGATGTCATCTTGATGAACCTGCAGTACAGCCCGCGGACGGAAACGCTGATCTCCGTGCCGCCTTACATCGACAACATGCGGGTGGTGGCGCAGCAGCGCGACATCCCGCTGTTCGACCGCTTCGCCATCATGCGGCAATGGAACGAGCAGGGAGATTTCGACCTGTTCAATCCGACGCACGGGATCGAACTGGCCAAGCAGGTCCACGACTGTCTCGGACGAGCGCTGTCGAAGTTCATCATCGATGCGGCGCATCTCAGTCCGGCGCAGCAGAACTAG